A DNA window from Amycolatopsis sp. DSM 110486 contains the following coding sequences:
- a CDS encoding aminotransferase class V-fold PLP-dependent enzyme → MDPQRFREQFPSLVDTTHLASCSQGAIATRVTAALAEFAYLLRDQGAPWGPWMSEVERLRTSIAAFLGASADEIALVPSASHAAYQAVGALRFAEEDVVVSMAAEFPSVGQVLHACRPGEGQMRWVDDASMREHGVVEAYRAQIDERTRLVSIPLALYTNGSLQPVNEIAKLAREVGARVLVDAYQATGVVPVDVAEIDCDYLVTGTLKYLLGLPGVAALYARAGVEDEQRPTMTGWFGRTDPFGFDPVALDGPAAARRFESGTPGIPAVYAAQAGLQVLAEVDPAARWRHVASLVEEATARLTEAGEVLSLPMPDARPGPQVALVDADPDALGRFLAERRIVTSPRGSILRAAFHYYNSSEDVGKFCAALAEYRRSA, encoded by the coding sequence GTGGACCCGCAGCGGTTCCGAGAGCAGTTCCCCAGTCTCGTCGACACGACGCACCTCGCGTCGTGCAGCCAGGGCGCCATCGCCACCAGGGTGACCGCCGCGCTGGCCGAGTTCGCGTACCTGCTGCGCGACCAGGGAGCGCCGTGGGGACCGTGGATGTCCGAAGTGGAGCGTCTGCGGACGTCGATCGCGGCGTTCCTCGGCGCGAGCGCGGACGAGATCGCTTTGGTGCCTTCGGCTTCGCACGCCGCGTACCAGGCTGTCGGGGCGCTGCGCTTCGCCGAGGAAGACGTCGTCGTGTCGATGGCCGCCGAGTTCCCCAGCGTCGGCCAGGTGCTGCACGCGTGCCGCCCGGGCGAAGGGCAGATGCGCTGGGTCGACGACGCGTCGATGCGCGAGCACGGCGTGGTGGAGGCTTACCGCGCGCAGATCGACGAGCGGACGCGGCTGGTGTCGATCCCGTTGGCGCTCTACACCAACGGTTCGCTGCAGCCGGTCAACGAGATCGCCAAGCTGGCCCGCGAAGTCGGTGCCCGAGTGCTGGTCGACGCGTACCAGGCGACGGGCGTCGTGCCGGTCGACGTGGCCGAGATCGACTGCGACTACTTGGTGACCGGCACGCTGAAGTACCTGCTCGGGCTGCCCGGCGTCGCCGCGCTGTACGCCCGGGCCGGCGTCGAGGACGAGCAGCGGCCGACGATGACCGGCTGGTTCGGCCGGACCGACCCGTTCGGCTTCGACCCGGTCGCGCTCGACGGGCCGGCCGCGGCGCGCCGCTTCGAGTCCGGCACCCCGGGCATTCCCGCGGTGTACGCGGCGCAGGCCGGGCTTCAGGTGCTGGCCGAGGTGGACCCGGCGGCCCGCTGGCGGCACGTGGCGAGCCTCGTCGAGGAGGCCACCGCGCGGCTGACCGAGGCGGGCGAGGTGCTGAGCCTCCCGATGCCCGACGCCCGCCCTGGGCCGCAGGTCGCCTTGGTCGACGCCGATCCCGACGCGCTGGGCCGGTTCCTCGCCGAGCGGCGGATCGTCACGTCGCCGCGCGGGTCGATCCTGCGGGCCGCGTTCCACTACTACAACAGCAGCGAAGACGTCGGGAAGTTCTGCGCGGCGCTGGCGGAGTACCGGCGGTCGGCATGA
- a CDS encoding amidohydrolase family protein, with the protein MTGIYTAARLLTDSAAPLIEDAAVCVEDGLITYAGPRASAPRADDATDLGDTTLMPGLIDCHVHLSLDPAAGAVTLAGPDDEDALRHRMIANARRLLDAGVTTARDLGAPGTLGTEIRDLLPTLPEAAPRILAANAPITVTGGHAESMGGAADGVAQLRMRVRRHAEEGVDLIKVMTTGGFMTPGSHPSEARYTTAELTALVTEAHALGLPVTTHALGVEGIDRAVTAGVDCIEHCGWVTRTGTRFDPAIAARIVAGGIAVSPTMNSACTAAEYFCPWDERDTVLDNLRRLVALGATIVAGTDAGIPLVHFDRYADGLDLLAETGMSPRGVLASATEVAASVCGLSTVTGRLAPGLSADLIAVAGDPTEDLSTLHRPRFVLAAGSRHLPRPPRTDVADERERERLRRTMTEGAGRTS; encoded by the coding sequence ATGACCGGGATCTACACGGCCGCCCGGCTGCTGACCGACTCGGCGGCGCCGCTGATCGAGGACGCCGCGGTGTGCGTCGAGGACGGGCTGATCACCTACGCCGGGCCACGTGCTTCGGCTCCGCGCGCCGACGACGCCACCGATCTCGGCGACACGACGCTGATGCCGGGCCTGATCGACTGCCACGTACACCTGTCCCTCGACCCCGCCGCGGGCGCCGTCACCCTCGCCGGGCCGGACGACGAGGACGCCCTGCGCCACCGCATGATCGCCAACGCCCGGCGGCTGCTGGACGCCGGCGTCACCACCGCCCGCGACCTCGGCGCACCCGGCACCCTCGGCACCGAGATCCGCGACCTCCTGCCGACCCTGCCCGAGGCGGCGCCCCGGATCCTCGCCGCGAACGCGCCGATCACCGTGACCGGCGGCCACGCCGAGTCCATGGGCGGCGCCGCGGACGGCGTCGCCCAGCTGCGCATGCGGGTGCGACGCCACGCCGAGGAGGGCGTCGACCTGATCAAGGTCATGACCACCGGCGGGTTCATGACCCCCGGCAGCCACCCGTCGGAAGCGCGCTACACCACCGCGGAGCTCACCGCGCTGGTGACCGAGGCCCACGCACTCGGCCTCCCGGTGACCACCCACGCCCTGGGCGTGGAAGGCATCGACCGCGCCGTCACGGCCGGCGTCGACTGCATCGAACACTGCGGCTGGGTCACCCGCACCGGCACCCGCTTCGACCCGGCCATCGCGGCCCGCATCGTCGCCGGCGGCATCGCCGTGAGCCCCACCATGAACTCCGCCTGCACCGCCGCGGAGTACTTCTGCCCCTGGGACGAACGCGACACCGTGCTCGACAACCTCCGCCGGCTGGTGGCCCTCGGCGCGACCATCGTGGCCGGCACGGACGCCGGCATCCCCCTCGTCCACTTCGACCGCTACGCCGACGGCCTCGACCTGCTGGCCGAAACCGGCATGTCGCCCCGCGGCGTCTTGGCGAGCGCCACCGAAGTCGCCGCGTCGGTCTGCGGGCTGTCCACCGTCACCGGCCGCTTGGCTCCCGGGCTGAGCGCGGACCTCATCGCGGTGGCCGGTGACCCGACCGAAGACCTGTCGACCTTGCACCGGCCCCGGTTCGTGCTGGCCGCGGGCAGCCGCCATCTCCCTCGCCCACCTCGGACCGACGTGGCGGACGAGCGCGAGCGGGAACGCTTGCGGCGCACCATGACGGAGGGCGCGGGCCGCACTTCCTGA
- a CDS encoding spermidine synthase, which translates to MNITESVGAGLTRAWQVSDVLVDTRTDYQHLVIGKTAQGISLFCDDERQSTELSQLVYHEALLVPALLLAAQVNRVLVVGSSEGVVCRLAVQAGASVVDHVDIDAQAVRLCAQHLPYGYSAAELAAAERGDGAIRVHYADGWEFIRASTEKYDIVVVDLPDEQDGTDAQHNRLYGTNFLRLCRNLLTPGGVVAYQGGCPTLWRNSTLVKCWHRFTETFPSPVYFGSDEHEWAFLFGTELDAPVDTMVRRWATLPYRPETINEPTLRGSTVPPLSLRR; encoded by the coding sequence GTGAACATCACGGAATCGGTCGGCGCGGGCCTGACGCGGGCCTGGCAGGTCTCGGACGTGCTCGTCGACACCCGCACCGACTACCAGCACCTGGTGATCGGCAAGACCGCCCAGGGCATCTCGTTGTTCTGCGACGACGAGCGGCAGAGCACCGAGCTGAGCCAGCTCGTCTACCACGAGGCCCTGCTCGTGCCCGCGCTGCTGCTGGCCGCCCAGGTGAACCGGGTGCTGGTCGTCGGGTCGAGCGAAGGTGTGGTGTGCCGGCTCGCGGTGCAGGCGGGCGCGTCGGTCGTCGACCACGTGGACATCGACGCTCAGGCGGTGCGGCTGTGCGCGCAACACCTGCCCTACGGCTATTCGGCCGCCGAGCTGGCCGCCGCCGAGCGTGGCGACGGCGCGATCCGCGTGCACTACGCCGACGGCTGGGAATTCATCCGCGCCTCCACCGAGAAGTACGACATCGTGGTGGTCGACCTGCCCGACGAGCAGGACGGCACCGACGCGCAGCACAACCGCTTGTACGGCACAAATTTCCTGCGGCTGTGCCGGAACCTGCTCACCCCCGGCGGGGTGGTGGCATACCAGGGTGGCTGCCCGACGCTCTGGCGCAACTCGACGCTCGTGAAGTGCTGGCACCGGTTCACGGAGACGTTCCCCTCGCCGGTGTACTTCGGCTCGGACGAGCACGAGTGGGCGTTCCTCTTCGGCACCGAGCTCGACGCGCCGGTGGACACCATGGTGCGGCGCTGGGCGACCCTGCCGTACCGCCCGGAGACGATCAACGAGCCGACCCTGCGCGGATCCACGGTGCCGCCTCTCAGTCTCCGCCGCTGA
- the speD gene encoding adenosylmethionine decarboxylase, producing MKTYFVGGEPEEIGEFAGRHVLAEFSGVAAELLDDVEFLCESLARALRKAGATVREVTSTRFDPQGVTVVALLSESHASIHSYPERGSVFVDVFTCGRRADPELAVQLLQDMLGATAARTSTIHRGQDAR from the coding sequence TTGAAAACGTACTTCGTCGGCGGAGAACCCGAGGAGATCGGCGAGTTCGCCGGCCGGCACGTGCTCGCCGAGTTCTCGGGTGTGGCGGCCGAACTGCTCGACGACGTCGAATTCCTGTGCGAGAGCCTGGCACGCGCGTTGCGCAAGGCCGGCGCGACCGTGCGTGAGGTGACGTCCACGCGGTTCGACCCGCAGGGGGTGACCGTGGTCGCGTTGCTGTCGGAATCGCACGCGTCGATCCACTCCTATCCCGAACGCGGGTCGGTGTTCGTCGACGTGTTCACGTGCGGGCGCCGCGCGGACCCCGAACTGGCTGTGCAGCTGTTGCAGGACATGCTCGGCGCGACGGCGGCCAGGACCAGCACCATCCACAGAGGACAGGACGCACGGTGA
- the mftR gene encoding mycofactocin system transcriptional regulator (MftR, the mycofactocin system transcriptional regulator, is an uncharacterized TetR family DNA-binding transcription factor. Its role is inferred by context. It occurs as part of the biosynthesis locus for mycofactocin, a partially characterized electron carrier derived from the terminal Val-Tyr dipeptide of the precursor peptide MftA, through a radical SAM enzyme-mediated process.), producing MSTDAPAPRASRRGRPPGTSARELEVIALRLFTEQGFHETTVEEIASAAGVTKRTFFRYYDTKADVLWNEFDHEVATIRSLLAAVPEDLTVMEAVLRAVLEANHYSAEDVPELRKRMSLISTIPDLAASATIHYDAWERAVADFVARRTGQPTDSLYPLTVGRSVLATCRAAYERWSARADADLTVYLEAALKALAAGFADPVLTTEPDPPAERV from the coding sequence ATGAGCACTGACGCCCCCGCCCCTCGCGCCTCCCGCCGCGGCCGGCCGCCGGGCACGAGCGCCCGCGAGCTCGAGGTCATCGCCCTCAGGCTGTTCACCGAGCAGGGTTTCCACGAGACCACGGTCGAGGAGATCGCGTCCGCGGCCGGCGTCACCAAGCGCACGTTCTTCCGCTACTACGACACCAAAGCCGACGTGCTGTGGAACGAGTTCGACCACGAGGTGGCCACGATCCGGTCGCTGCTCGCCGCGGTGCCCGAAGACCTGACCGTCATGGAGGCCGTGCTCCGCGCCGTGCTCGAGGCCAACCACTACAGCGCCGAGGACGTGCCGGAGCTGCGCAAGCGCATGAGCCTGATCAGCACCATCCCCGACCTCGCCGCCAGCGCCACCATCCACTACGACGCCTGGGAACGCGCCGTCGCCGATTTCGTCGCCCGGCGCACCGGCCAGCCCACGGACTCCCTCTACCCGCTCACCGTCGGCCGTTCGGTGCTCGCCACCTGCCGCGCCGCCTACGAGCGCTGGTCCGCGCGCGCCGACGCCGACCTCACGGTGTACCTGGAGGCCGCCCTGAAAGCCCTGGCCGCCGGGTTCGCCGACCCCGTGCTGACCACCGAGCCCGATCCGCCGGCCGAGCGCGTGTGA
- the mftA gene encoding mycofactocin precursor MftA (Mycofactocin is a small molecule electron carrier derived from the final two amino acids, Val-Tyr, of MftA, the mycofactocin precursor. It plays a role in redox homeostasis and the metabolism of alcohols and aldehydes in Actinobacteria, including Mycobacterium tuberculosis.): MDDTTAEVEATDVAEDLLVEEVSIDGMCGVY, translated from the coding sequence ATGGACGACACCACCGCCGAGGTCGAGGCCACGGACGTGGCCGAAGACCTGCTGGTCGAAGAGGTCTCGATCGACGGAATGTGCGGTGTCTACTGA
- the mftB gene encoding mycofactocin biosynthesis chaperone MftB (MftB, a small protein, is a peptide chaperone that assists the radical SAM enzyme MftC in performing two modifications to the C-terminal Val-Tyr dipeptide of the mycofactocin precursor peptide, MftA. MftB's role is analogous to the role of PqqD in the biosynthesis of PQQ, a cofactor that derives entirely from a Tyr and a Glu in the precursor PqqA.): MSTDPAPFELDGAWELDAQVSVRPERFGALLYHFGTRRLSFLKNPTLLAVVRALPEQATARAACAEAGVAPAELPRYRGALATLAASRMIRPRSV, translated from the coding sequence GTGTCTACTGACCCCGCGCCGTTCGAGCTGGATGGCGCCTGGGAGCTCGACGCCCAGGTGTCCGTCCGGCCCGAGCGGTTCGGCGCGCTGCTGTACCACTTCGGCACGCGCCGCCTGTCCTTCCTGAAGAACCCGACGCTGCTGGCCGTGGTGCGAGCCCTGCCGGAGCAGGCGACCGCCCGCGCGGCCTGCGCGGAAGCCGGCGTGGCCCCGGCCGAGCTGCCCCGTTATCGCGGTGCGCTGGCCACGCTGGCCGCTTCGCGGATGATCCGCCCGAGGAGTGTGTGA
- the mftC gene encoding mycofactocin radical SAM maturase (MftC is a radical SAM/SPASM enzyme that catalyzes the first two steps in biosynthesis of the electron carrier mycofactocin from the terminal Val-Tyr dipeptide of the precursor peptide MftA.), translating to MSLVEEFQYGLDAPICLTWELTYACNLSCVHCLSSSGRRDPRELSTAECKALIDEFERMQVFYVNIGGGEPTVRPDFWELVDYATEHHVGVKFSTNGIKITDEVARKLATSDYVDVQISLDGATEEVNDAVRGPGSYRTAVRAMERLRDAGFADFKVSVVVTRQNAGQLDAFKAIADRHGAQLRLTRLRPSGRGADVWDELHPTAAQQRELYDWLVANGDNVLTGDSFFHLAGYGDGGLPGLNLCGAGRVVCLVDPVGDVYACPFAIHDTFLAGNIRSDGGFAPVWRDSELFAELRSPQTGGACTSCSAYDSCRGGCMAAKFFTGLPLDGPDPECVRGQGELALAGVAPGSAPKPSLDHSHRGAPSRRRTGPVPVTIGLRRPPERACDESPLAGFGH from the coding sequence ATGTCGCTGGTCGAGGAGTTCCAGTACGGGCTCGACGCGCCGATCTGCCTGACGTGGGAGCTGACCTACGCGTGCAACCTGTCGTGCGTGCACTGCCTGTCCTCGTCCGGGCGGCGGGATCCGCGCGAGCTGAGTACGGCCGAGTGCAAGGCGCTGATCGACGAGTTCGAGCGGATGCAGGTCTTCTACGTGAACATCGGCGGCGGTGAGCCGACGGTGCGCCCGGACTTCTGGGAGCTCGTCGACTACGCGACCGAGCACCACGTGGGCGTGAAGTTCTCCACCAACGGCATCAAGATCACCGACGAGGTGGCGCGCAAGCTCGCCACGAGCGACTACGTCGACGTGCAGATCTCCCTCGACGGTGCCACCGAGGAAGTGAACGACGCCGTGCGCGGCCCGGGTTCGTACCGCACCGCGGTGCGGGCCATGGAACGCTTGCGGGACGCGGGTTTCGCAGACTTCAAGGTGTCCGTTGTGGTCACCCGGCAGAACGCCGGGCAGCTGGATGCGTTCAAGGCCATCGCCGATCGCCACGGTGCCCAGCTGCGCCTGACCCGGCTGCGTCCTTCGGGCCGTGGCGCGGACGTCTGGGACGAGCTGCACCCGACGGCCGCCCAGCAGCGCGAGCTCTACGACTGGCTCGTCGCCAACGGCGACAACGTGCTCACCGGCGACTCGTTCTTCCATCTCGCCGGCTACGGCGACGGCGGCCTGCCGGGGCTGAACCTGTGCGGCGCCGGGCGTGTGGTGTGCCTGGTCGACCCGGTCGGCGACGTCTACGCCTGCCCATTCGCCATCCACGACACGTTCCTCGCCGGCAACATCCGCTCCGACGGCGGGTTCGCCCCCGTGTGGCGGGATTCGGAGTTGTTCGCCGAGCTCCGCAGTCCCCAGACCGGGGGTGCGTGCACGTCGTGCTCCGCGTACGACTCCTGCCGCGGCGGCTGCATGGCGGCGAAGTTCTTCACCGGCCTGCCGCTCGACGGCCCCGACCCGGAATGCGTGCGGGGACAGGGGGAACTGGCGCTGGCCGGGGTCGCGCCGGGCAGCGCGCCGAAGCCGTCGCTGGACCACTCGCACCGCGGCGCCCCCTCCCGGCGCCGCACCGGCCCGGTGCCGGTCACCATCGGCCTGCGGCGCCCGCCGGAGCGCGCCTGCGACGAGAGCCCGCTGGCCGGGTTCGGGCACTGA
- the mftE gene encoding mycofactocin biosynthesis peptidyl-dipeptidase MftE: MQLSDLPFPEVARRAAAGAVLAVPIGATEQHGPHLPLSTDTDIALALCEALAAARPEVLIAPAVAYGSSGEHAGFAGTLSIGQAATELLLVELGRSATETFGRVLFVSAHGGNAEPVARAVATLRSESRDVSVFQPRWSGEPHAGAPETALQLVLRPAAVRMERAVAGDRRPLSEVLPLLRSGGVRAITDTGVLGDPTGATAAEGHVLLDTLTAQLLAHVAAWLPVVAS; encoded by the coding sequence ATGCAGCTGTCCGACTTGCCGTTCCCGGAGGTCGCGCGGCGCGCCGCGGCGGGCGCCGTCCTCGCGGTGCCGATCGGCGCGACCGAGCAGCACGGTCCCCACCTGCCGCTGTCCACCGATACCGACATCGCCCTCGCGCTGTGCGAGGCGCTCGCGGCGGCGCGGCCCGAGGTCCTGATCGCGCCCGCGGTCGCGTACGGGTCCAGCGGCGAACACGCCGGTTTCGCCGGCACGCTGTCCATCGGGCAGGCCGCGACCGAGCTGCTCCTGGTCGAACTGGGCCGGTCGGCCACGGAGACGTTCGGCCGGGTCCTGTTCGTGTCCGCGCACGGCGGCAACGCGGAACCGGTCGCCCGCGCCGTCGCCACGCTGAGGTCGGAATCCCGCGACGTCTCCGTCTTCCAGCCCCGCTGGAGCGGCGAGCCTCACGCCGGTGCTCCGGAGACCGCTCTGCAGCTCGTCTTGCGGCCGGCCGCGGTGCGCATGGAGCGGGCCGTCGCGGGGGACCGGCGTCCGTTGAGTGAAGTGCTGCCGCTGCTGCGATCCGGAGGCGTGCGGGCCATCACGGACACCGGCGTCCTCGGCGACCCGACCGGAGCCACGGCGGCCGAAGGCCACGTGCTGCTGGATACGTTGACTGCTCAGCTCCTCGCGCACGTCGCGGCCTGGCTTCCGGTGGTGGCCTCGTGA
- a CDS encoding mycofactocin-coupled SDR family oxidoreductase: MSPRVALVTGAARGIGAATTRRLASDGWAVLAVDLAADDPALPYRMGTLAELSTVAEHPNVVARVADVRDRAALASAVSEAEERWGGLDAVIAAAGVIAGGVPLWEVPEEQEDAVLDIDLRGVVNLARAAIPALLRRPAPRSGRFLAVASAAATRGLPMLAAYCAAKAGVAGLVRALGVELGDTGVTANAVSPGSTDTPILAESARLYDLPAAAAFATQQPMDRLLDPDEVAAVLAFLAGPDSSGMTGSVVPVDGGLAL, translated from the coding sequence GTGAGCCCCCGCGTCGCCCTCGTCACCGGCGCCGCGCGCGGCATCGGCGCGGCGACCACCCGGCGGCTGGCTTCGGACGGCTGGGCCGTTCTGGCCGTCGACCTCGCCGCCGACGATCCGGCTTTGCCCTACAGGATGGGCACTCTCGCTGAACTGTCCACTGTGGCCGAACACCCGAACGTCGTGGCGCGCGTCGCCGACGTTCGCGACCGAGCCGCGCTGGCCTCCGCCGTCTCCGAAGCCGAAGAACGCTGGGGCGGCCTCGACGCGGTCATCGCGGCGGCGGGCGTGATCGCCGGTGGCGTTCCGCTGTGGGAAGTTCCTGAGGAGCAGGAAGACGCTGTGCTCGACATCGACCTCCGGGGCGTCGTGAACCTCGCGCGCGCCGCGATCCCGGCGTTGCTGCGCCGCCCGGCGCCACGCTCGGGCCGGTTCCTGGCCGTGGCCTCCGCCGCGGCGACGCGGGGGCTGCCCATGCTCGCGGCGTATTGCGCCGCCAAAGCCGGTGTCGCCGGGCTCGTCCGCGCGCTCGGCGTGGAACTGGGCGACACCGGGGTAACCGCCAACGCCGTCAGCCCGGGCTCCACCGACACCCCGATCCTGGCCGAAAGCGCCCGGCTCTACGACCTGCCCGCGGCCGCCGCGTTCGCCACTCAGCAGCCGATGGACCGGCTGCTGGACCCGGACGAAGTCGCCGCGGTGCTGGCGTTCCTCGCCGGTCCGGACAGCAGCGGGATGACGGGCTCGGTCGTACCGGTGGACGGAGGGCTGGCCCTGTGA
- the mftF gene encoding mycofactocin biosynthesis glycosyltransferase MftF (Members of this protein family, MftF, are glycosyltransferases, members of PF00535 (glycosyl transferase family 2). The encoding gene is found as part of the mycofactocin cassette, in Mycobacterium tuberculosis, many other Actinobacteria, and occasional members of other lineages. Mycofactocin itself, a putative redox carrier, is a heavily modified derivative of the C-terminal Val-Tyr dipeptide of the mycofactocin precursor MftA (TIGR03969).): protein MTEPLPHGFRVVLDPGTKQLTGALWFGGSPARVLRLTAAGQKAWRTLENGPVDSPATGALARRFTDAGLAHPVPPPQRNPPDLTVVVPVHDRADELARCLAGLDGAHPVLVVDDASADPAAIAAVAAAHGAKLVRRDSNGGPAAARNTALDHVTTELVAFLDSDCVPRPEWTDRLAAHFADPLLAAVAPRIRPLAPDTTAGRYTRAAGSLDLGDQQARVAPGTRVSYVPTAALVARRSALEAVAQGGAVFDPAMRVGEDVDLVWRLHAAGLRVRYDPSVLVDHEEPTTWRGLLSRRFRYGTSAAPLTQRHPDAMAPLVLHPWPTLTVAGLLTRKPLAAAAGFAGAVLSMRKTLQQGDIPTDGVTRAMATAVHQTWLGAGRYTTQYAAPALVAVLLAGGRHRLAAASLLLGPPLASWLTRRPDLDPVRYSAAAVADDLAYGAGVWAGCLTHRTAAPLRVRVAWRPLRIDRKENR, encoded by the coding sequence GTGACCGAGCCTTTGCCACACGGCTTCCGTGTCGTCCTCGATCCCGGCACCAAACAGCTCACCGGCGCCCTGTGGTTCGGCGGCTCCCCGGCCCGCGTGCTGCGCCTGACGGCCGCCGGGCAGAAAGCGTGGCGCACCCTCGAAAACGGCCCGGTCGACTCACCGGCGACCGGTGCACTGGCGCGCCGGTTCACCGACGCCGGCCTTGCGCACCCCGTGCCGCCACCTCAGCGGAACCCGCCGGACCTCACAGTGGTCGTCCCAGTGCACGACCGCGCGGACGAGCTCGCTCGGTGCCTGGCCGGGCTCGACGGAGCCCACCCCGTCCTGGTCGTCGACGACGCCTCGGCCGACCCGGCCGCGATCGCGGCCGTGGCGGCCGCGCACGGGGCGAAGCTGGTGCGCCGCGACAGCAACGGCGGTCCCGCCGCCGCGCGTAACACCGCGCTCGACCACGTCACCACCGAGCTCGTCGCCTTCCTCGACAGCGACTGCGTCCCCCGTCCCGAATGGACAGACCGGCTCGCCGCCCACTTCGCCGACCCGCTGCTCGCCGCGGTGGCGCCGCGGATCCGCCCTCTCGCGCCCGACACCACGGCCGGCCGCTACACCCGCGCCGCCGGCAGCCTCGACCTCGGCGACCAGCAGGCGCGCGTCGCGCCGGGGACCCGGGTGTCCTACGTCCCGACCGCCGCACTCGTGGCCCGCCGCTCCGCCCTCGAGGCAGTGGCCCAGGGCGGGGCGGTGTTCGACCCGGCGATGCGGGTCGGTGAGGACGTCGACCTGGTCTGGCGCCTGCACGCCGCCGGCCTGCGCGTGCGCTACGACCCGTCCGTCCTCGTCGATCACGAAGAACCCACCACCTGGCGCGGACTGCTGTCGCGCCGCTTCCGCTACGGCACGTCCGCCGCGCCGCTGACCCAACGGCATCCCGACGCGATGGCACCGCTCGTCCTGCACCCCTGGCCGACACTCACGGTCGCCGGCCTCCTCACCAGGAAGCCACTCGCCGCCGCCGCCGGATTCGCCGGGGCGGTGCTGAGCATGCGCAAAACCCTTCAGCAGGGCGACATTCCCACCGACGGCGTCACCCGCGCGATGGCCACCGCCGTCCACCAGACCTGGCTCGGCGCCGGCCGCTACACCACGCAGTACGCCGCGCCGGCCCTGGTCGCCGTGCTGCTCGCCGGCGGTCGCCACCGCCTGGCCGCCGCGTCCCTGCTCCTCGGCCCGCCCCTCGCGAGCTGGCTCACCCGCCGCCCCGACCTCGACCCGGTGCGCTACAGCGCCGCCGCGGTCGCCGACGACCTCGCCTACGGCGCCGGCGTCTGGGCCGGCTGCCTCACCCACCGCACGGCCGCGCCCCTGCGCGTCCGCGTCGCGTGGCGTCCTCTCCGCATCGACCGCAAGGAAAACCGATGA